From a region of the bacterium genome:
- a CDS encoding aspartate/glutamate racemase family protein: MPDQPVARGESAWARVLGIVGGLGPHAHIRFERLLLREAEARALGTVLGDRDYPPFLVSSLPGTPDRTEYVLGRGPSPLPWLERSLRALEAAGGAGDGVGADFAVIACNAAHVVLPELRAAKILPILDLVSETIAHVRGRSAVRTVGLLATTGTLVAGLYQKACAAHGLDAMSLLDLPGGERLQESLVMASIYGTAKQPGIKGGAHRQPEHRDRLQCALERAVALLRDAGGDLVVTACTEIPLVLSPRGPGSPLGVEVVDPLEVAARAAIAVAAGEREAEIDL, encoded by the coding sequence ATGCCAGATCAACCGGTAGCGCGCGGCGAGAGTGCCTGGGCCAGGGTCCTCGGTATCGTCGGTGGTCTCGGCCCGCACGCGCACATCCGCTTCGAACGGTTACTCTTGCGGGAGGCCGAGGCGCGAGCTCTTGGGACGGTCCTCGGCGATCGGGACTACCCGCCCTTCCTGGTTTCGTCTCTTCCCGGCACGCCGGACCGCACGGAATACGTCCTGGGCCGAGGGCCTTCGCCGCTTCCCTGGCTCGAGCGTAGCCTGCGGGCTCTCGAGGCGGCAGGAGGGGCGGGCGACGGGGTCGGCGCCGACTTCGCGGTCATCGCCTGCAACGCGGCCCACGTCGTCCTGCCCGAGCTGAGAGCGGCGAAGATCCTGCCGATTCTCGACCTCGTGAGCGAGACGATCGCCCACGTTCGAGGCCGAAGCGCGGTCCGGACGGTCGGTCTCCTCGCGACGACCGGAACGCTCGTGGCGGGGCTGTACCAGAAAGCCTGCGCGGCACACGGCTTGGACGCGATGAGTCTGCTGGATCTACCGGGCGGCGAACGGCTCCAAGAGTCGCTGGTGATGGCCTCGATCTACGGTACCGCCAAGCAGCCCGGCATCAAGGGCGGCGCTCACCGGCAGCCCGAGCATCGAGACCGGTTGCAGTGCGCCCTCGAGCGAGCGGTTGCTCTGCTGAGGGATGCGGGAGGGGATCTGGTCGTGACCGCCTGCACCGAGATACCCCTGGTTCTCAGCCCCCGAGGGCCTGGAAGCCCGCTCGGGGTCGAGGTCGTCGATCCGCTCGAGGTCGCGGCGCGCGCGGCGATTGCGGTCGCCGCCGGGGAGCGCGAGGCCGAGATCGATCTCTAG
- a CDS encoding P1 family peptidase, whose translation MGRPRARDLGIRPGVLQPGPQNGITDVEGVRVGHRTIVRGEGVRTGVTAILPHGGDLFVAKVPAAVYVGNGFGKAAGFLQVHELGNIETPIVLTNTLSVGRAIEAVVRWTLARPGHEAVRSVNAVVGETNDGYLNDIRGLHVTQEDVIAAIESASRGPVEEGSVGAGTGTSAFGWKGGIGTSSRRLPESLGGYAVGALVQTNFGGVLTIDGLRVGETLGRYSFREALETEEAPAPIDDRGSCMIVLATDAPLSSRNLERLARRAVLGLARTGGFMSNGSGDFVIAFSTENLAGPGNIRESRLLANDRMSPLFLATVEAVEEAVYNSLLRATTVRGRDGNVREALPIEPLTALLSARP comes from the coding sequence ATTGGGCGGCCCCGAGCCCGAGACCTCGGGATCCGGCCGGGAGTCCTTCAGCCGGGGCCGCAAAACGGCATCACCGATGTCGAGGGAGTGCGTGTCGGTCACCGGACGATAGTGCGTGGCGAGGGCGTGCGCACCGGGGTCACCGCGATCTTGCCCCATGGCGGCGATCTGTTCGTCGCCAAGGTTCCTGCCGCCGTCTACGTCGGCAACGGCTTCGGCAAGGCGGCTGGGTTTCTCCAGGTTCACGAGCTCGGCAACATCGAGACTCCGATCGTTCTGACCAACACGCTCTCGGTCGGCCGGGCGATCGAGGCGGTCGTGCGCTGGACGCTCGCTCGCCCCGGCCACGAAGCGGTCCGGTCGGTCAACGCCGTGGTCGGCGAGACCAACGATGGCTACCTGAACGACATTCGAGGACTTCACGTGACCCAGGAGGACGTCATCGCCGCGATCGAATCAGCGAGCCGGGGACCGGTCGAGGAAGGCAGTGTCGGCGCCGGAACCGGAACCAGCGCTTTTGGATGGAAGGGTGGGATCGGGACCTCGTCCCGGCGCCTGCCCGAGTCCCTGGGTGGCTACGCCGTCGGTGCTCTGGTGCAGACCAACTTCGGCGGGGTCTTGACCATTGACGGCTTGCGTGTGGGAGAGACGCTGGGTCGCTACAGCTTCCGCGAGGCTCTCGAGACCGAAGAGGCTCCGGCCCCGATCGATGATCGGGGCTCCTGCATGATCGTCCTGGCGACCGACGCACCGCTTTCTTCGCGTAACCTCGAGCGCCTGGCCCGGCGGGCGGTTTTGGGGTTGGCACGCACCGGCGGCTTCATGTCCAACGGCTCGGGAGACTTCGTGATTGCCTTCTCGACCGAGAATCTGGCCGGCCCGGGAAACATCCGAGAATCGAGGCTCCTGGCCAACGATCGGATGAGCCCGCTCTTTCTGGCCACGGTGGAGGCGGTCGAGGAGGCCGTCTACAATTCGTTGCTGCGGGCGACCACCGTCCGCGGCCGCGACGGCAATGTGCGCGAGGCGCTGCCGATCGAGCCTCTGACCGCGCTGCTGTCAGCGCGCCCCTGA
- a CDS encoding TonB family protein: protein MFERSSSWQRFGGNGEKVIKSHLGYVPQLDSDDTNEKRGLRLAVGAAIAAHIVFFLLQFPAAQAVLRPAGPAKPVYIVQQVRFAPPPPKADQLQPKKKEKKRVIPIPDPTPEEPEPLLLAEAEAPDVDVALDGVVFGIPDAPPSDGPFGPVYQLGGDISPPVKIYFPSPRYTEEGRQARIQGVVILEAVVDANGDVNRVKILKGLPFGLSEEAAETARQWRFRPAMRAGKPVSVYLNLTIRFSLQ, encoded by the coding sequence ATGTTTGAGAGAAGCTCCAGTTGGCAACGCTTCGGCGGCAACGGCGAGAAGGTGATCAAGTCGCATCTCGGCTACGTGCCCCAGCTGGATTCCGATGACACCAACGAGAAACGCGGGCTGCGGTTGGCGGTCGGCGCGGCCATTGCGGCGCACATCGTGTTCTTTCTGCTTCAGTTCCCGGCGGCTCAGGCGGTGCTGCGGCCGGCGGGGCCGGCGAAGCCGGTCTATATCGTTCAGCAGGTTCGCTTCGCGCCGCCGCCTCCAAAGGCGGATCAGCTGCAACCGAAGAAGAAGGAGAAGAAACGCGTCATCCCGATTCCGGATCCCACGCCCGAGGAGCCCGAGCCCCTCCTGCTGGCGGAAGCGGAAGCTCCGGATGTCGATGTTGCACTCGATGGCGTCGTATTCGGCATTCCCGATGCCCCACCCTCGGACGGTCCGTTCGGACCGGTGTACCAGCTTGGCGGCGACATCTCGCCGCCCGTGAAGATCTATTTCCCCTCGCCCCGGTATACCGAAGAGGGGCGCCAGGCGCGCATTCAGGGCGTGGTTATCCTCGAAGCCGTCGTGGACGCCAACGGCGACGTCAATCGGGTGAAGATCCTCAAGGGGCTGCCATTCGGGTTGAGCGAAGAGGCGGCGGAGACCGCTCGCCAGTGGAGGTTTCGCCCGGCCATGAGGGCCGGCAAGCCGGTTTCGGTCTACCTGAACCTGACGATTCGGTTCAGCCTGCAGTAG